The Brachypodium distachyon strain Bd21 chromosome 4, Brachypodium_distachyon_v3.0, whole genome shotgun sequence nucleotide sequence gttttgacatccatttgCCATATCTCGTAATCGAAATATGCAGCAATAGCTAGAATGATCCGAACTGATTTAAGCATCGCTACCGGCGAGAAAgtctcgtcgtagtcaactccttgaacttgtcgaaaaccctttgcgacaagtcgagctttatggatttgaacatttccatccatatcagtttttcttttaaatatcCATTTGCACTCAATGGTTTTTACACCCTCTGGCGGATCTACCAAGTTCCAAACTCggttttcatccatggactttaattCGGATCTCATGGCCTCAAGCCATAACTCGGACTCTGGACCCACCATCGCTTCTGCATAATTAGTCGGCTCGTCATTGTCTAGCAACAACACATTGCGTATATTACGTAGTCTTTCCGACCTTCGTGGATACGGTGCTGTATTGGCCGTGGGTACGACGACTGGCTCAGTCACACTGACATCACCTGTCAAGTTATCCCCTACTGGCTCATCTCGAACTTCTTTGAGTTGCACTGACCTCCCACTTGCCTcccgactgagaaactctttctcaaggaagacaccgtttcgagcgacaaacactttgccctctgcccggttgtagaagtaatatcctaaggtttcccttggatatcCCACGAATATGCACTTGTCTGATTTGGGAGTGAGCTTGTCCGACTGAAGTCGTTTGACAAATGCATCACAGCCCCAAATctttagaaaagacaaactgGGACGCTTTCCAGTCCATATCTCATATGGTGTCTTATCTACGGACTTggatggtactctgtttagtgtgaacgctgcGGTTTCTagagcataaccccaaaatgacaagggAAGATCTGACTGACTCATCATCGACCGaaccatgtccaacaaggtccgGTTCCGCCTTTCCGACACACCATTTCTTTGTGGTGTACCCGGCGGTGTGAGCTGTGGAACAATTCCACAACTCTTCAGATGATCGTCGAACTCGTGACTCAAGTACTCGCCTCCACGATGAGATCGTAgaagttttattttcttgccacgttggttctctacttcattctggaactccttgaacttttcaaaggtttccgacttatgtttcattaagtagacatatccatatctactcaaatcatcagtgaatGTTATGAAGTATTGATAACCTCCTCTagctgtcgtgctcattggtccacacacatcagtatgtatgagttCCAACAAGTCGGTCGCCCTCTCGCAACTCTTTGCAAAAGGCGATTTGGTCATCTTGCCTAGTAGACAagactcgcatgtctcgaatgattcataatcaaacgatgttaaaagtccatctccatggagcttcttcatgcgtttgtcACTTATGTGACCCAAACGACAATGCCAAAAATAGGTTTGATTCAGATCGTTAGGCTTGCGCCTCTTGACATTAATGTTATAGACAGATTCTCCTTCAAGATTAAGGATGAATAACCCGTTCGCAACAGGTGCAAAGCCGTaaaacatatccttcaaataaaaagaacaaccattgcccttaatattgaattcataaccgtgactcaacaactttgagacagatataatgtttcgacttaaagcaggaacataataacaattatctaattccataacaaatccagaaggtaaatgaagttgcatagtCCCGGCGGCCAACGCTGCAACTCTTGCTTTATTGCCAACCCTTATGTCAACCTCTCCACTTGCGACGCTCCTAGTCCTTGCCAGCCCCTGCATCGAGTTGCAAATGTGAACAACCGATCCGGTATCCAATACCCAAGAgctgttaggtgcatcagcaagataaatgtctataacatATACAACAACCGTACCTGAAGTAGAAGTCACACTTCCACCCTTCTTTGCCACGTGGGCCTggtacttgctgcagttcctcttccaatgACCGGTGCCTTTGCAGAAAAAGCATACGGTCTCTGAGTCCGGTCCAGCCTtaggcgcagcaggggcaggggtcgggatcacatccttagcctttcccttctttgccttcttcttaGCCCAAGAATTTTTCTTGAACTTTGGCTTTCCCTGTACCAGCAACACTTGCttggtatttttcttgatatcctcctctgctgttttaagcatcccatgcaattcagtgactttcttttccatgccatgcatatggTAGTTCTGAACGAACTGCGCATAGCTTGGCGGAAGAGATGCCAGAATTGTATCCGTGGCCAACTCTTGGCTCAGCGGAAAGCCCAGCTTCTCCAAGCTTTGCGTGTAACCAACCAACTTGATTACATGTGGGCTCAAGGGTTCGCCTTCTTTCAGCTTAGTCTCCAGGAAGGACCTCCAGACATTAAATCTTTCGGTCCTAGCCTGAGTCTGAAACATGCCTTTGAGAGTCTCGATCATATCGAAagcctcaacattctcaaactgctgctgcagttcGGGCTCCATATAGGCAAGCATCAGACAGCTGATCTCAATCGACTCATCACATGAGCGTTGATAGGCGTTTCTAACAGCAGTAGTGGCATTATCAGCCGGCTCCTCTGGAAGTGGGTTCTCTatgacatgttctttcttatcGTGCCTGAGAACGATTCTCAGGTTCCGATACTAGTTGGTGAA carries:
- the LOC112268909 gene encoding uncharacterized protein LOC112268909, encoding MLAYMEPELQQQFENVEAFDMIETLKGMFQTQARTERFNVWRSFLETKLKEGEPLSPHVIKLVGYTQSLEKLGFPLSQELATDTILASLPPSYAQFVQNYHMHGMEKKVTELHGMLKTAEEDIKKNTKQVLLVQGKPKFKKNSWAKKKAKKGKAKDVIPTPAPAAPKAGPDSETVCFFCKGTGHWKRNCSKYQAHVAKKGGSVTSTSGAGKD